Sequence from the Nocardioides exalbidus genome:
CTCCCTCGGCCTGATGGCCGAGGCGGCCGCTCTGGCGGTGGCCGACGCGGGGCTCGGCCACGACGACGTCGACGGCCTCCTCGTCGGCCAGCAGTACGGCGAGATGCCGATGCACGTGCCCGCCTCGGTCGCGGAGTACCTCGGGCTGCACCCGACGATGGCCAACGTCGTCGACCTCGGCGGCGCGAGCGCCGCCGGCATGGTGTGGCGCGCGGCGGCCGCCATCCGGGCGGGGATGTGCGAGGTGGTGCTGTGCGTCGGCGGTGCGGCTCGTCCCGCGACGGGGTTCCCGAAGTCGAGCTACCGCGCCCCGATCCGGGAGTACGACGTCCCCTTCGGCGCCAGCGGCGCCAACACGACGTACGCGATGATCGCGCAGGCGCACATGGACACCTACGGCACGACGGCCGAGGAGCTCGCCGAGATCGCCGTGCGGGCGCGTGCCAACGCGCAGCTCAACCCGGCGGCGATCTTCCACGGCACGCCGATCACCGTCGACGACGTGCTCGACTCGCCGATGGTGAGCGCACCGATCCACATGCTCGAGGCTGTCATGGAGGCCGCCGGCGCCAGCGCCTTCGTCGTCGTCTCGCCCGAGCGGGCCACCTCGCTCGGCCGGGCCGGCGCCCACCTGCTCGGGGCGGGGGAGAAGGTCACCCACCGAGCGCTGTCGGGTGCGCCGGCGATCACCACCGGTCCCCTGAAGGACGCGATGGCCCGCGCGATGGCCCAGGCCGGCGTGGGCCTCGCCGACCTCGGCAACTACCAGCTCTACGACTGCTACACGATCGTCGTCGGCGTCACCCTCGAGGACCTCGGTGTCGTGGGGCCCGGCAAGTTCGGGCCCTGGCTGGCCGACCACGACTTCTCGCCGACCGGCGACTTCCCGCTGAACACCCACGGCGGCCAGCTCGGCTTCAGCCAGTGCGGCCTGGCCGGGCCGATGTCCCACGTCGTCGAGGCGGTGCGCCAGCTCCGCGGCGAGGCGGGGGAGCGCCAGGTCCCGGACCCGCGGCTCAGCATGGTCACGGGCAACGGCGCGACCCTGAGCGAGGCCGCCGCCGTCGTCCTGGGAGGGACCCCGTGACCATCCTCGAGACCTTCGCGGACCTGTCCGTCGCACCGCCGACCCCGACGGCGGAGTCGCAACCCTGGTGGGACGCCCTGCGCGCGGGCCGATTCACGGTCCAGTCGTGCGGTGCGTGCGGCGCGGCGCAGGGCTATCCCCGCACCCGGTGCGTGCGCTGCTGGTCCGACGACCTCTCACTGGTCGACGCGACCGGCCGGGCCGAGCTCGTCACCCACTCGGAGGTGCATCGTCCGGGCCAGGCCTCCTGGGGCGTGCTCGCTCCCTACTACGTCGGTCTCGTCCGGCTCGAGGAGGGCGCGACCCTGCTGACGCACCTGCTCACCGACGACCTGCCCGACGACCGCCGCCCGCGCGTCGGCGACCGCTGCGACGTCGTACCGACACGGGTCGGGGAGTGGGTCCTGCCGTTCTTCCGGGTCCGCAATAGCGTCGAGAGCACCTCTCCAGAAAGGCACGGACATGGCTGACTCGGTCAAGCTCTACACGTTGGGCGTGGGCGACGCCTTCACCACGCGGCACTTCAACACCCACGTGCTGATGGACATCGACGGGCGCGAGGTCTTCCTGGACTGCCCGCCCTACCTGCCCAAGATGCTCGCGACCAACAATCGCGAGGGCACCCGCCAGGTCGAGCACACGCAGTACAGGGAAATCTTCATCACGCACATGCACGCCGACCACGTGAACGGGCTCGAGGAGCTGGCCTACCTCCAGTACTACGTGACGGAGAACCCGATCAAGCTGTACGCCCCGCAGTGGCTGCTGAGCGACATCTGGTCGAGCCTGCGTCCCTCGCTCGAGGAGTCCGCACGCGGTGACGGCGGGCTGGCGAACTTCGACTGGTTCTTCGACGCCCAGCCGATCGAGCCGGGGATGGACCTGGGCGGCTTCACCGTCGACTTCACCGAGACCCGGCACCACCCGCGGTGCCTGCAGTACAAGTTCGACTTCGGCGGCGTGAAGTTCGGCTACGCGCCCGACGCCGGGGTCGACAAGCAGAAGTGGGCCTGGTTCGACGACTGCGACCTGGTCATGCACGACGCGTGGTTCGGACCCACCGACGCCCTCGGCGCCGACATCCGCAACCTGCACTCGCCGATCGAGGACCTGCTCTCGATGCCACAGGACTTCCAGGAGAAGACCCTGATGGTGCACTACGCCGACGGCGCCTACGACGACGACCCGGACCAGCCGAGCGAGGACATCGGGCACTACCGGCTCGCGCGGCAGTTCCACACCTACGACCTGAAGTAGCCCCACCCGGTCCGCCGGCGACCAGCGCGGGGAGCCACACCTCCTCGCGCCGGGTCGTCGTACCCACAAGAGACGACACCATGTCTCTTGACACGACATAGTGTTGACTCATAACGTGACAGCCGTCACTCGTCGGTCGGTCCGACAGTGCTGAGAAGGAGAACAAGACGATGGCCAAGACGTCCGGCAAGGCCTCCAGCGGGCTCACCTTCGACACCGTCGTCGAGCTGCTGACGATGCTCGACGGCTCCGACCTGCCGACCCGCGTGGTCTACAAGGACGGCCCGCTCCGCCTCGAGGTCGAGCGCGGCACGGTCCACGCCCCGGTCCCCGCCCCGGCTCCCGCGCCGGCGCTCGTCGCCGCGCCTCCGGCTCCCGCTCCTGCCGCACCGGCTGCCGCTCCTGCTCCTCCCGCCGCCCCGGTGCACGACGCCCCTGCGGTCGCCGCCGACTCCGAGGGTCGCGGTGAGCCCGTCACCGCTCCGATCGCCGGCGTCTTCTACCGCGCGCCCAGCCCGGACGCCCCGGCCTTCGTCGAGGTCGGCCAGCAGGTCTCGGCCGACGACGTCATCGGCATCGTCGAGGTGATGAAGCTGATGAACACCGTCCGTGCGGGCATCACGGGCACGGTCGTCGAGGTCTGCGTCGACAACGCCGAGCTCGTGGAGTTCGAGCAGGTCCTGGTCCGGATCGAGGCCTGATCGTGCCCGCTGACGCGAGCGAGCAGCTCACCCTCAAGGTCGCGGACGAGACGTTCCGCGACGGTCCGCAGTCGCTGTGGGCCAACCGGCTCCGGACCCGGCACATGCTCCCCGCGGCGCCGCACGCCGCCAACGCGGGGTTCACCCGCAGCAACCTGCTCAGCGGCGTCGGCTTCGAGGTCGCGGTGTCGTTCCTCGAGGAGGACCCGCTCCAGCGCTTCCGGCTGCTGCGCCAGCTGATGGGGGAGACCCCGAGCACCATCCTGGTGCGCAGCCGTCACCTGTTCGGCTGGAAGCGCTACTCCGACGACGCCGTGACGTTCTTCTTCGAGCACCTCGCGAGCATGGGTCTCGACGAGTTCGAGATGTTCGATGCGCTCAACGACACCCGCAACGTCGAGCACCACATCCGCGAGGGCGCCCGGCTCGGCCTGCACAGCTCGGCCTGCCTGATCTACTCGGAGTCGCCGATCCACACCGACGACTACTTCGCCACGAAGGCCAAGGAGTTCGCGTCCTACGGTGCCTCCGCGCTGCTGCTCTACGACGCCTGTGGCGTGCTGCGCCCTGAGCGCGTCGGGCCCCTGCTGACCGCGATCCGTGCGGCCGCGCCTGACCTCCCGATCGAGATGAACGTCCACGACCAGACCGGCCTCGCCCTCGAGTGCTACCGCGAGGCTCTGCGCCACGGCGTCACCGCCCTGTCCAGCGCCGCTCGCTCCGTCGCGGGCAGCAACTCGGTCCCCTCCACGACCGACCTGATCGCCGTCGCCAGGGAGGAGGGCGTGCGCGTCGACCTCGACGAGGACGAGGTCGCGTGGATGGACTCCTACTTCCGCTACGTCGCCTACGACTACGGCAAGGAGCTCGCGCCGCACGTCGCCTACGACGAGGACAACTATCGCGACTACGTCGGGCACCAGATCCCCGGCGGGATGATGTCGCACTACGTCGGTCAGCTGGAGTCGCTCGGACTCATCGACCGGCTCCCGGAGGTGCTCGAGGAGGCAGCCCGGGTGCGGGTCGACCTCGGCTGCCCCGGCATGGTCACGCCGTTCAGCCAGCTCGTCGGCGTCCAGGCGATGCTCAACGTGCTCGACGGCAAGCGGTTCCACACCGTGCCCGCCGACCTGCGCACCTACGCCGCCGGCCACTACGGCGAGCCGCCCGGTCCGATCAACCCCGACGTGCTCGACCGGATCCTCGGCGACGAGCCGGTGGTCGACCCGATGGCGGCCTACGCCGAGCCGATGCTGCCGGGCATCCGCGCGACCCTGCCGGCCGACGCGACCGACGACGACCTCTTCTTCGCCCTCTTCTGCCAGCCGGCGCAGGTCGCAAGCGTGCGGCAGCACCCCGCCGACGAGCTGCCCGTGCGCGAGCTCAGCCCGCTCGGTGCCCTGGTCGGCCACCTCGCCGGCCGCGACGACATCTCCCGGCTCGACGTCCGCATCGACGTCAGTCGCTGAAACCATCCACGAACTAGGAGTCCCCGTGTCCCGACTGCCCCTCGAAGGCGTCCGCGTGGTCGCGCTCGAGCAGTACATCTCCGGCCCCTACTGCACCATGTGGCTGGCCGACGCCGGCGCCGAGGTGGTCAAGGTCGAGCGCCCCGACGGCGGTGACCCCCGCCGCGTGTTCATGCCGCAGCTCACCGGCGAGGACGGCGCATCGGTCTCGGGCGGCTTCTTCTCGTTCAACCGGAACAAGCGGAGCGTCACCCTCGACCTGGCGAGCGAGGAGGGCCGCGAGGCCTACAAGGCGCTGGTCGCGACGGCCGACGTGGTCGTCGAGAACCTGCGTCCCGGCGCCACCGACAAGCTCGGCATCGGCTACGCCGACCTCAGCGCGGACAACCCCGGCCTCATCTACGCCGCCGTGTCCGGCTACGGCCGCAGCGAGGGCCCGTACGCCGGTCGCCCCGCGTTCGACGCCGCGATCCTCGGCATGGCCGGCATCACCCACATGACTGGTCGGAGCGGCGACCTGCCGCCCGAGCTGCCGATGTACGGCCTGGCCGACATGACCACCGCGATCCTCACCGGCTACCAGATCCTCATGTCGCTCTACGACCGCACCCGCACGGGCACGGGCCGCCTGATCGACGTGTCGATGTACGACACGATGGTCGCGCTCAACGAGCGCCCGCTGATGCAGCACGCCTTCACCGGTGACGTCATCACGCGCGGCCCCGACCGCTTCCAGGCGCCGATGGGCGCCTACGAGTGCGCGGACGGCTTCATCTCCCTGGTCGTGCCCAACGACCTGATGTGGCGTCGGGTGGCGACGATCATCGGCCGTCCCGAGCTGGGCACCGACCCGGCCACGGCGACCGGCGCGGCCCGCGCCGCGAACCCCGACGGCTACCTCCCGGCGATGCTCGCCTGGATGAAGGAGCGCTCCCGCGCCGACGTCGTCGCCGCGTTCGAGAAGGGCGGCGTGCCGGCCGGCATCGTGCAGGACTCCGCCGACATCTCCGGCTGCCCGCACCTCGAGGCGCGCGGCATGTTCGTCCGCGTGCAGGATCCCGACGTCGGCGAGATCAAGATGCCGCACGCCCCCTTCACCATGAGCGACATGGGCCCCGTCCCCGCGGGCACCGTGCCCCGGCTCGGTGCCGACAACGACGCCGTCCTCGGCGCCCTCGGCCTCGACACCCAGCAGCTCGCCCGCGCGACCGGCGCCGTCCCCGCCTGAGTCTGGAGAGAACCATGACCGACACCCTCGACCTCGCCGTGGTCCCGCTCACCGGCACCCACTGCGCCACCTGCGACCGCGGCTTCTACCCCGCCCGCGAGCTGTGCCCGACGTGCTGGGCGACCGACCTGCCCGCCCAGGACCTCGCACCGACCGGCACGATCGCCACCTGGACCGTCGTCCGGATGGGCAAGCTCTTCGAGGTGCCCTACGCCCTCTGCTACGCCGACTTCGCCGGAGACGTGCGCGTCCTGGGCCGCGTCGTGAACTGGTCCGAGGACCAGCCCCTCGCCCCCGGCATGACGGTGACCACCCACGCCGACGCCGAGACCGGTGACCACTTCTTCACCGTGGACCACGCGTCCGCGCCGACCGAGCAGGAGGCCTGACATGGCTGTCACCACCCCCCGCATCGTGGGCGCGGCCACGACGCCGTTCGGGAAGTTCCGTGACCGCACCCTGGAGTCGCTCGCTGTCGAGGCGGGCATCGCCGCCGTCCGCGACGCAGGTCTCCAGCGCACCGACATCGAGGCGCTCTTCTCGGGCAACGCCTACGCCGGCTCGCTCGTCGGCCAGCGCATCGGCAAGGAGATGGGCCTCGACGGCCTGCCCTGCTACAACTTCGAGAACGCCTGCGCCAGCGGTGCCAGCGCCCTCGCGCAGGCTTACCGCTCCGTCAGGAACGGCGAGTTCACGACCGTCCTCGTGATCGGCGTCGAGCAGCTCAGCGCGCTCGGCGGCGGGCTGCTGCCGATCGGCCCGGGGGACCCCGAGATCAAGGCCGGCCTCACCATGCCGGCCGCCTACGCGATGCGCACCGAGTCGTGGCTCTCCCGCTTCGGGGGCAAGCCGGAGGACATCGCGCAGGTCTCGGTGAAGAGCCGTGACGCCGCCTCGCGCAACCCGAACGCGCAGTACCGCACGCCCGTCACCATCGACGAGGTGATGGAGTCGCGCCTGGTCGCCGACCCGATCACCCTGCTCCAGATGTGCCCCAACGCCGACGGCGCCGCCGCGGTCGTCGTGACCAGCGACCCGGCTGCCGTCGGCGACGCGCGCTCGGTCGAGGTGCTCTCCTCGGCCGTGCTCAGCGGGCAGTTCTTCCAGGGCTGGCGCGACATGGCCTGGCCCGACATCACCCTCCGCGCGGTCGAGCAGGCCTACGGCCAGGCCGGCATCACCGCGAAGGACGTCGACGTGGCCGAGGTCCACGACGCCGCAGCGATCGGCGAGGTCATGTACTACGAGGCGCTCGGACTCTGCGAGCGGGGCGAGGGCGCGGCCTTCGTGCTCTCCGGCCGGTCGGCGCTCGCCGGGAAGACTGCCGTCAACACGGGCGGCGGCCTGCTCTCGCGCGGCCACCCGCTCGGCGCGACCGGCGTGGTCCAGGTCGTCGAGCTCGTCGCCCAGCTGCGCGGCGAGACCGGTGCCAACCAGGTCGACGGCGCCCGGGTCGGCGTCGCCCACTGCACCGGCGGCGGCATCTGGGGCGTCGACAACGGCGCCGCAGCCGTCCACGTGCTGGCCCGCCGATGAGCGCCGCACCCGCCCCGGTCGGCCGGGCCGGCGAGCGCTACCGCGTCCTGGTCGCCAACCGCGGCGAGATCGCCGTCCGCATCGTCCGCGCCTGCCAGGAGCTCGGCTTCGAGACGGTCGTGGTGCACAGCAACGTCGACCGCGACGGCCTCGCCGTCCGCCTCGCCGACCGGGCAGTGTGCATCGGCCCGGCCGACGTCACCAGGAGCTACCGCTCCATCGAGACCATCGTGACCGTCGCCGAGGCGGCCGGCTGCGACGCGATCCACCCCGGCTACGGCTTCCTCGCCGAGAACGCCGCCTTCGCGCGGGCGATCGCCGAGGCCGGGCTCACCTTCGTCGGCCCCAGCGCCGAGGCGATCGACACCATGGGCGACAAGATCGCGGCCCGCGAGGCCGCCGAGAAGCTCGAGGTGCCGGTGGTGCCCGGCGCGACGCTGACCGACGCGACTCCCGAGCAGGCGCTCGCGGCCGCGGCGGCCGTCGGTTTCCCCGTTCTGCTCAAGGCAGCGGCCGGAGGCGGCGGCAAGGGCATCCGCCCGGTGCTGCGCCGGGAGGACTTCGTCGACCAGTACCTCGAGGCCAGCGCCGAGGCGCTCGCGGTCTTCGGCTCCGGCGAGATGTACGTCGAGCGCTACGTCCAGGCCGCGCGCCACGTCGAGGTGCAGGTCTTCGGCGACGGAGCCGGGGGAGTGGTGGTGCTCGGCGAGCGCGACTGCTCGGTCCAGCGACGCCACCAGAAGCTCGTCGAGGAGTCGCCGTCGCCGGTGCTCTCGCCCGAGACCCGGACGGCGCTCACCGAGGCAGCGCGCGCCCTGACGTCCGGCATCAACTACTCCGGGGCCGGCACGGTCGAGTTCCTCTACGACATGGACTCGCGGGAGTTCTTCTTCATCGAGATGAACACCCGCATCCAGGTCGAGCACCCGGTCACCGAGGTCGTGCACGGCGTCGACCTGGTCGCCGCCCAGCTGTGGTTCGCCGCGACCGGCGAGGTCCCGATCACCGAGCCCGCCTCGCAGC
This genomic interval carries:
- a CDS encoding acetyl-CoA carboxylase biotin carboxylase subunit gives rise to the protein MSAAPAPVGRAGERYRVLVANRGEIAVRIVRACQELGFETVVVHSNVDRDGLAVRLADRAVCIGPADVTRSYRSIETIVTVAEAAGCDAIHPGYGFLAENAAFARAIAEAGLTFVGPSAEAIDTMGDKIAAREAAEKLEVPVVPGATLTDATPEQALAAAAAVGFPVLLKAAAGGGGKGIRPVLRREDFVDQYLEASAEALAVFGSGEMYVERYVQAARHVEVQVFGDGAGGVVVLGERDCSVQRRHQKLVEESPSPVLSPETRTALTEAARALTSGINYSGAGTVEFLYDMDSREFFFIEMNTRIQVEHPVTEVVHGVDLVAAQLWFAATGEVPITEPASQLPAAHAIECRINAEDPRTFMPRPGTITELDLPGGIGVRIDTHCTAGYTISPYYDSMIAKVIAWGPTRDVAIARMSRALQELRIDGPTTTAPLHLGVLAHPDFAGSRHTTTWLETTDLVGEPR
- a CDS encoding CaiB/BaiF CoA transferase family protein — encoded protein: MSRLPLEGVRVVALEQYISGPYCTMWLADAGAEVVKVERPDGGDPRRVFMPQLTGEDGASVSGGFFSFNRNKRSVTLDLASEEGREAYKALVATADVVVENLRPGATDKLGIGYADLSADNPGLIYAAVSGYGRSEGPYAGRPAFDAAILGMAGITHMTGRSGDLPPELPMYGLADMTTAILTGYQILMSLYDRTRTGTGRLIDVSMYDTMVALNERPLMQHAFTGDVITRGPDRFQAPMGAYECADGFISLVVPNDLMWRRVATIIGRPELGTDPATATGAARAANPDGYLPAMLAWMKERSRADVVAAFEKGGVPAGIVQDSADISGCPHLEARGMFVRVQDPDVGEIKMPHAPFTMSDMGPVPAGTVPRLGADNDAVLGALGLDTQQLARATGAVPA
- a CDS encoding thiolase family protein gives rise to the protein MRAPLATIVGIGELTPRRSTTGESSLGLMAEAAALAVADAGLGHDDVDGLLVGQQYGEMPMHVPASVAEYLGLHPTMANVVDLGGASAAGMVWRAAAAIRAGMCEVVLCVGGAARPATGFPKSSYRAPIREYDVPFGASGANTTYAMIAQAHMDTYGTTAEELAEIAVRARANAQLNPAAIFHGTPITVDDVLDSPMVSAPIHMLEAVMEAAGASAFVVVSPERATSLGRAGAHLLGAGEKVTHRALSGAPAITTGPLKDAMARAMAQAGVGLADLGNYQLYDCYTIVVGVTLEDLGVVGPGKFGPWLADHDFSPTGDFPLNTHGGQLGFSQCGLAGPMSHVVEAVRQLRGEAGERQVPDPRLSMVTGNGATLSEAAAVVLGGTP
- a CDS encoding MBL fold metallo-hydrolase: MADSVKLYTLGVGDAFTTRHFNTHVLMDIDGREVFLDCPPYLPKMLATNNREGTRQVEHTQYREIFITHMHADHVNGLEELAYLQYYVTENPIKLYAPQWLLSDIWSSLRPSLEESARGDGGLANFDWFFDAQPIEPGMDLGGFTVDFTETRHHPRCLQYKFDFGGVKFGYAPDAGVDKQKWAWFDDCDLVMHDAWFGPTDALGADIRNLHSPIEDLLSMPQDFQEKTLMVHYADGAYDDDPDQPSEDIGHYRLARQFHTYDLK
- a CDS encoding Zn-ribbon domain-containing OB-fold protein → MTILETFADLSVAPPTPTAESQPWWDALRAGRFTVQSCGACGAAQGYPRTRCVRCWSDDLSLVDATGRAELVTHSEVHRPGQASWGVLAPYYVGLVRLEEGATLLTHLLTDDLPDDRRPRVGDRCDVVPTRVGEWVLPFFRVRNSVESTSPERHGHG
- a CDS encoding thiolase family protein, with amino-acid sequence MAVTTPRIVGAATTPFGKFRDRTLESLAVEAGIAAVRDAGLQRTDIEALFSGNAYAGSLVGQRIGKEMGLDGLPCYNFENACASGASALAQAYRSVRNGEFTTVLVIGVEQLSALGGGLLPIGPGDPEIKAGLTMPAAYAMRTESWLSRFGGKPEDIAQVSVKSRDAASRNPNAQYRTPVTIDEVMESRLVADPITLLQMCPNADGAAAVVVTSDPAAVGDARSVEVLSSAVLSGQFFQGWRDMAWPDITLRAVEQAYGQAGITAKDVDVAEVHDAAAIGEVMYYEALGLCERGEGAAFVLSGRSALAGKTAVNTGGGLLSRGHPLGATGVVQVVELVAQLRGETGANQVDGARVGVAHCTGGGIWGVDNGAAAVHVLARR
- a CDS encoding Zn-ribbon domain-containing OB-fold protein, with translation MTDTLDLAVVPLTGTHCATCDRGFYPARELCPTCWATDLPAQDLAPTGTIATWTVVRMGKLFEVPYALCYADFAGDVRVLGRVVNWSEDQPLAPGMTVTTHADAETGDHFFTVDHASAPTEQEA
- the accB gene encoding acetyl-CoA carboxylase biotin carboxyl carrier protein; the protein is MAKTSGKASSGLTFDTVVELLTMLDGSDLPTRVVYKDGPLRLEVERGTVHAPVPAPAPAPALVAAPPAPAPAAPAAAPAPPAAPVHDAPAVAADSEGRGEPVTAPIAGVFYRAPSPDAPAFVEVGQQVSADDVIGIVEVMKLMNTVRAGITGTVVEVCVDNAELVEFEQVLVRIEA